Proteins from a genomic interval of Coccinella septempunctata chromosome 2, icCocSept1.1, whole genome shotgun sequence:
- the LOC123306268 gene encoding eIF-2-alpha kinase GCN2 isoform X2, translating into MNEKPDVRQKIELRALSSIYPCLEDLNNGNKKKPINIRIKLEPSQGSVSNYEMLVEVYLHVKCPPLYPEELPNIQLEESKGLKSDDLEKLLHELFEIAKKKKGNESIFDLCQCVQDFLYEHNKKKLAFREKEEERKRAEKREEERKAKELDEELSRFINSKKTLAVPSYSSSVESSSPEEIIEVCSHEPVCKIDLGSRHILRGKCLKHFSSNHSVHVGFDVESGGNYTVYEWKLTNFSDNEEQIFKQIRAIEQEFNSSLKSLKHDNLISYYNITSSKQGDHYIIQTVEEQIDALNCHTLFVKCEIKIGIQYTRYIAKNVLKALDYLHSKNIVHRDLGGSCIYILEGDIVKVANYATHRRLSDLVENKVSVYYNKKKDILRFGKFILELVSGIPASDEEEMNIPVSLPLDLYDFLGRCKDEEQQYSAAELLKHEFITRNSPQMDHGDDESEDPENNFNFKMQRRNLIRYTSTSLDQSRISSEFELIDLLGEGAFGSVHKYKNKLDERFYAIKKIPLNIRSKHTIKKIKNEVKLLSRLDHENVVRYFTSWIEEIDEDDTASSCEASSSTGQEENVKFIKKPEQLSLYDDVEKLAPPISKNKVSTTYSHLQSESSSDSESSDDDDEENNSSSKKSESDDIIFEESENASKSNDNIAEESKESKNKVRNLTRTYMYIQMEFCEKSTLRSAIDYTSLCNDEPRVQRHFREILEGLDYIHRQGMIHRDLKPANIFLDMRNRVKIGDFGLATRNLKGKLNDDHTHKSELDSLKDMGESKTGHVGTFFYVAPEVNANAKAVYNSKVDIYSLGIILFEMCYKPFPTGMERHSVLVDLRTKDVKFPKDFESTLVRKNAVMIRLLLEHDISKRPTAQDILKSELAPPPIFEDIELFNYMSYTVANPQTKVYKSLIGNLFKQKLPLIKDLTYDYDESSTSFGKSLDVNFDLVKTIAVNVFMNHGAKNMFTPHFMPFSNTYTYQDKENCVKLMTHGGDIVSIPSDLRVHFARYVAWNSLYLIKRYSIERVFHEQKVFGVSPKGLYECAFDIVTPSPGKHLLSDGEVLQTVYEILSQLPVFNSENVVIHLNHTSLLTAIMLHFGIEQELHSKILEIFCGHENKSNDLNNSLVNLKLSISQIISLTGIFFSKTEPGKVPQIIKTILNSKVDEIKKCGTEAYQELKKIMDIAKEMGVGFAICIVPGLMYNFQQFSGMICKFLFIRNRHKQSKMETLAAGGRYDAMIAHYRSLFLETHLAKNISQSAVGISIFLDKVVQLLQKSQSPGASLKFADVLVCLEEEWPPQRVVTVLNNLSSLQIQWILFQTNSIKEAYEYSEDLRIPHLVLLLKDYNEKKIFLKSWNEDRSRYREKECNITELVEELNKAIKKGSQTNDVALSRSESKTFVEKPIESITIVFHTAVPSRTRIESQINSKLDEIRQRYHGPIVVLAFNLDMDIIKMLATYLEFHSESAFQKSVKHLDQRHVKEKKLQEVSEFIYEHKTKSNRPFVILYSLKESAYRYI; encoded by the exons atgaatgagaaaCCGGATGTTCGGCAGAAAATCGAACTGCGTGCATTATCG TCAATATATCCATGCCTTGAAGATCTCAATAatggaaacaaaaaaaaaccaatTAATATTCGTATCAAATTGGAACCATCTCAAGGCAGTGTCAGCAATTATGAGATGCTTGTTGAAGTCTATTTACATGTTAAATGTCCACCACTGTATCCAGAAGA gttaccaaatattcaattggaAGAAAGCAAAGGCCTTAAATCTGATGATTTAGAAAAACTCTTGCATGAGCTATTCGAAATTgctaagaaaaaaaaaggaaatgaaTCTATTTTCGATTTGTGCCAATGTGTACAGGATTTCTTATATGAgcacaataaaaaaaagttagcATTTAGAGAAAAAGAAGAGGAAAGGAAACGTGCTGAGAAAAGGGAGGAGGAGAGGaag GCTAAAGAATTGGATGAAGAACTATCCAGATtcataaattccaaaaaaacccTAGCTGTTCCATCATACTCATCATCTGTAGAAAG TAGTTCTCcagaagaaattattgaagtttGTTCCCATGAACCTGTATGCAAAATCGATTTAGGTTCAAGACATATTTTGAGAGGAAAATGCTTAA AGCACTTTAGCTCAAATCATTCTGTTCATGTTGGATTTGATGTGGAAAGTGGCGGAAACTATACAGTGTATGAATGGAAACTGACAAATTTTAGTGACAATGAGGAACAAATATTCAAACAAATAAGAGCTATAGAACAAGAATTCAACTCAAGCCTCAAGTCACTGAAACATGATAATTTAATATCATATTATAACATCACATCAAGCAAACAGGGGGATCATTATATCATCCAAACAGTGGAGGAACAGATCGATG CTCTCAACTGCCACACCTTATTCGTCAAATGTGAGATCAAGATCGGTATTCAATATACAAGGTATATCGCAAAGAATGTGCTAAAAGCTTTAGATTATTTACATAGTAAGAATATAGTCCATAGAGATCTAGGAGGTTCCTGTATTTACATACTTGAAGGAG ATATTGTGAAAGTTGCAAATTATGCGACACATCGAAGACTTTCGGATTTGGTGGAAAACAAAGTATCTGtgtattataataaaaaaaaggatATTCTAAGATTCGGGAAGTTCATTCTTGAATTAGTTTCCGGCATACCAGCATCTGATGAGGAAGAAATGAATATACCTGTATCGCTACCTCTTGATCTTTACGATTTCCTCGGACG ATGTAAAGATGAAGAGCAGCAATACTCAGCGGCTGAGTTACTGAAACATGAATTCATTACCCGAAACTCCCCTCAAATGGATCATGGGGATGACGAATCAGAAGATCCTGAGAACAATTTCAACTTTAAAATGCAGAGGAGAAATCTAATAAGATATACTTCAACAAGTTTAGATCAGTCTAGGATATCGTCTGAATTTGAATTGATAGATCTACTTGGAGAAGGTGCCTTCGGCAGCGTTCATAAG tataagaacaaactGGACGAACGATTCTATGCAATCAAAAAAATCCCATTGAACATAAGGAGTAAGCATactatcaaaaaaatcaaaaatgaagtCAAGCTTCTCTCTAGATTGGATCATGAGAATGTCGTGAGGTATTTCACTTCATGGATCGAAGAAATAGATGAAGATGATACGGCAAGTTCGTGCGAGGCCTCTTCTTCAACGGGGCAAGAAGAGAATgtgaaattcattaaaaaacctGAGCAG TTGTCTCTGTATGATGATGTAGAGAAATTAGCACCTCCGATAAGTAAAAATAAAGTTTCAACAACTTATAGCCATCTCCAATCCGAGTCTTCGTCTGACTCTGAGTCTAGTGACGATGACGATGAGGAAAACAATAG TTCTAGTAAAAAATCGGAGTCTGATGACATAATATTTGAAGAGTCAGAAAATGCATCAAAATCAAATGACAACATTGCAGAAGAAAGTAAGGAATCAAAAAATAAAGTTCGAAATTTGACGAGAACGTACATGTATATTCAGATGGAATTTTGCGAGAAGAGTACCCTTAGGTCAGCAATCGATTACACTTCCTTATGCAATGATGAGCCCAGAGTTCAACGACATTTTAGAGAAATTCTTGAAG GCCTAGATTATATTCACAGGCAAGGAATGATTCACAGAGATCTGAAACCGGCAAATATTTTTTTGGACATGAGGAACCGCGTCAAAATCGGTGATTTTGGACTGGCCACGAGAAATCTGAAGGGCAAACTGAATGACGACCATACCCATAAAAGCGAATTGGATTCTTTGAAGGATATGGGTGAGAGTAAGACTGGACATGTGGGGACCTTTTTTTATGTAGCCCCTGAAGTGAATGCCAATGCCAAAGCGGTTTATAATTCAAAAGTTGACATTTATAGTTTAG GTATTATTTTATTCGAAATGTGCTACAAGCCATTTCCGACTGGAATGGAAAGACACTCAGTGTTAGTTGACTTGAGGACTAAGGATGTTAAGTTTCCAAAAGATTTCGAATCAACTTTAGTGAGAAAAAATGCAGTCATGATCag ATTGCTCTTGGAACATGACATTTCCAAACGACCCACAGCACAAGACATACTGAAATCGGAACTTGCGCCTCCTCCTATTTTCGAGGATATAGAACTGTTCAACTATATGAGCTATACGGTTGCGAATCCTCAAACCAAAGTGTACAAATCGTTAATAGGGAATCTGTTCAAGCAAAAACTGCCCCTAATCAAAGATTTAACCTATGATTATGACGAATCGTCCACCTCCTTTGGTAAAAGCTTGGATGTGAATTTTGACTTAGTAAAGACGATAGCAGTAAAT GTGTTCATGAATCATGGTGCCAAAAATATGTTCACACCCCATTTTATGCCTTTTAGTAACACTTACACATATCAGGATAAAGAAAACTGCGTTAAATTAATGACTCATGGGGGAGATATAGTTTCCATTCCAAGTGATCTCAG GGTACATTTTGCCCGCTATGTAGCGTGGAATTCTTTGtatttgataaaaagatattcgATTGAAAGAGTTTTCCATGAGCAGAAGGTGTTTGGAGTCAGTCCGAAAGGTTTATATGAATGTGCCTTCGATATAGTGACCCCCTCCCCAG GTAAACACTTATTATCTGATGGAGAAGTTCTACAAACAGTGTATGAAATCTTGAGCCAATTGCCAGTTTTCAACAGTGAGAATGTAGTTATACATTTGAACCATACGTCATTGCTGACAGCTATAATGCTCCACTTCGGGATAGAACAAGAATTGCACTCTaaaattctagaaatattttgtggGCATGAA AACAAAAGTAACGACTTGAATAATAGCCttgtcaatttgaaattatCCATTTCTCAAATCATCAGCTTGACTGGTATATTTTTCTCCAAAACCGAACCCGGTAAGGTCCCACAGATCATTAAAACAATACTGAATAGTAAAGTAGATGAAATCAAGAAGTGTGGTACTGAAGCTTATCAAgaactgaaaaaaatcatgGATATCGCAAAAGAAATGGGTGTTGGG TTCGCGATTTGCATCGTACCAGGATTGATGTATAACTTTCAACAATTCTCCGGGATGATTTGTAAATTTCTGTTTATAAGAAACAGACATAAACAGAGTAAAATGGAGACACTGGCTGCAGGAGGTAGATACGATGCAATGATTGCCCACTATAGAAGCCTGTTCCTTGAAACGCACCTGGCTAAAAATATATCGCAGTCCGCTGTTGgtatatcgatatttttggaTAAAGTCGTTCAATTGCTTCAAAAAAGCCAATCTCCTGGTGCCAGTCTAAAGTTTGCGGATGTTCTGGTCTGTTTGGAAGAAGAATGGCCTCCACAACGAGTGGTGACA GTACTGAACAACTTATCATCACTTCAAATACAGTGGATTTTATTTCAAACTAATTCAATCAAAGAGGCATATGAATATAGTGAAGACTTGAGAATTCCCCACCTCGTTTTGCTGCTGAAAGactacaatgaaaaaaaaatctttttgaaAAGCTGGAACGAAGACAG ATCTAGGTATCGAGAAAAAGAGTGCAACATAACTGAATTAGTCGAAGAACTTAACAAAGCCATAAAGAAAGGTTCTCAAACTAATGATGTTGCATTGAGTAGGTCCGAAAGTAAGACATTCGTTGAAAAACCCATTGAGTCCATAACGATAGTATTCCATACAGCAGTTCCTTCAAGAACTCGCATCGAGAGTCAA attaACTCGAAGTTGGATGAAATTAGACAACGATACCATGGACCAATAGTAGTTCTAGCTTTCAATCTCGATATGGACATCATAAAAATGCTAGCCACATACCTAGAATTCCATTCTGAAAGTGCATTCCAGAAATCTGTGAAACATCTAGACCAGAG gcaTGTTAAAGAGAAGAAACTGCAAGAAGTTAGCGAGTTTATTTATGAACATAAGACCAAATCAAATAGGCCATTTGTAATTTTATACAGTTTGAAAGAATCAGCTTATAGGTATATATAG